The following proteins are encoded in a genomic region of Shinella zoogloeoides:
- a CDS encoding GNAT family N-acetyltransferase — translation MRDIRLLDESETRARMGELAEVLADCVAGGASIGFMAPYGPADALPFWGVVAAAVGEGATLLFAAERAGRIVGTVQVGIRQMPNQPHRADVKKLLVMESERGRGLARALMTAAEAEAARHGKTLLVLDTATGSPAETVYERLGWQRAGVIPDYALYPDGRFCATTFFYKKIGAKR, via the coding sequence ATGCGCGATATCAGGCTGCTCGACGAGAGCGAGACCCGCGCCCGCATGGGCGAACTGGCAGAGGTGCTGGCCGATTGCGTTGCCGGCGGGGCCTCCATCGGCTTCATGGCGCCCTATGGGCCGGCCGATGCGCTGCCCTTCTGGGGCGTCGTCGCGGCAGCGGTCGGGGAGGGTGCGACGCTGCTCTTCGCCGCGGAGCGGGCGGGCCGCATCGTCGGCACGGTGCAGGTCGGCATCCGCCAGATGCCGAACCAGCCGCACCGGGCGGACGTGAAGAAGCTGCTCGTCATGGAAAGCGAGCGCGGCCGAGGCCTTGCCCGTGCGCTGATGACGGCTGCCGAAGCGGAGGCGGCCCGGCACGGCAAGACGCTGCTGGTGCTCGACACCGCCACCGGCAGCCCCGCCGAGACGGTCTACGAACGCCTCGGCTGGCAGCGCGCCGGGGTCATTCCCGACTATGCGCTCTATCCGGACGGGCGCTTCTGCGCGACGACGTTTTTTTACAAGAAGATCGGGGCAAAGCGGTGA
- a CDS encoding Gfo/Idh/MocA family oxidoreductase — protein MLRFGILSTAKIGRELVVPAIQDAENCVVTAVASRDKAKARAMADRFSVPHAFGSYEEMLASDTIDAVYIPLPTAQHVEWSIKAADAGKHVLCEKPIALNAGEIDALIKARDRNKVLISEAYMVTYSPVWRKVRALLAEGAIGRLRHVQGAFTYFNRDPGNMRNVPELGGGGLPDIGVYPTITTRFATGKEPVRVQASTDRDPDFGTDIYSSVRADFGDFELSFYISTQLAQRQIMVFHGDKGFIEVKSPFNADRYGVEEVELTNQNHGESQIFRFQDARQYRREAEAFSRAARGEKEEIVTLESSVNNQKVIDAIYRASEKDGWEAV, from the coding sequence ATGCTGCGTTTCGGAATCCTGTCGACGGCCAAGATCGGCCGCGAACTCGTCGTGCCGGCCATCCAGGATGCGGAGAACTGCGTCGTCACCGCCGTCGCGAGCCGCGACAAGGCCAAGGCGCGCGCCATGGCCGACCGCTTCTCCGTACCGCATGCCTTCGGCTCCTACGAGGAGATGCTCGCCTCCGACACGATCGACGCGGTCTATATCCCGCTGCCGACCGCGCAGCATGTGGAATGGTCGATCAAGGCGGCCGATGCCGGCAAGCACGTGCTCTGCGAGAAGCCGATCGCGCTCAATGCCGGCGAGATCGACGCGCTGATCAAGGCGCGCGACCGCAACAAGGTGCTGATCTCCGAGGCCTACATGGTCACCTACAGCCCTGTCTGGCGCAAGGTGCGCGCGCTTCTCGCCGAGGGCGCGATCGGCCGGCTGCGCCATGTGCAGGGCGCCTTCACCTATTTCAACCGCGATCCGGGCAACATGCGCAACGTGCCGGAACTCGGCGGCGGCGGCCTGCCGGATATCGGCGTCTACCCGACGATCACCACGCGCTTCGCCACGGGCAAGGAGCCGGTCCGCGTGCAGGCGAGCACCGACCGCGACCCGGATTTCGGCACCGACATCTATTCGAGCGTGCGCGCCGATTTCGGCGATTTCGAACTGTCCTTCTACATCTCCACCCAGCTCGCCCAGCGCCAGATCATGGTCTTCCACGGCGACAAGGGCTTCATCGAGGTGAAGTCGCCTTTCAATGCCGACCGCTACGGCGTGGAGGAGGTCGAGCTCACCAACCAGAACCATGGCGAGAGCCAGATTTTCCGCTTCCAGGACGCCCGCCAGTACCGGCGCGAGGCCGAGGCCTTCAGCCGGGCCGCGCGCGGCGAGAAGGAGGAGATCGTGACGCTGGAAAGTTCGGTGAACAACCAGAAGGTCATCGACGCCATCTACCGCGCCAGCGAGAAGGACGGCTGGGAGGCGGTGTGA
- a CDS encoding aldo/keto reductase: protein MQFRSLGRTGLSIAPLVFGGNVFGWTADEKTSFDLLDAFTGAGFNAIDTADVYSRWVPGNEGGESEAIIGKWLKRSGIARDRVVIVTKVGSDMGQGRRDLRKSWIVEAVEKSLKRLQTDHIDLYLSHWPDADTPYEETLEAHASLVKAGKVRAFGASNLDAGQLQASFEAADKAGLPRYAALQPEYNLYDRGSFEGPLADLCRKEDIGVITYYSLASGFLTGKYRSKADTEGKARGEGVAHYLDGKGQRILAALDKVAAETGAKPAEIALAWLMAKPAVTAPIASATSLAQLDSLTKAADLSLSSEQMAALDKAGA, encoded by the coding sequence ATGCAGTTTCGCTCCCTCGGCAGGACCGGCCTTTCCATCGCGCCGCTCGTCTTCGGCGGCAATGTCTTCGGCTGGACGGCCGACGAGAAGACTTCCTTCGATCTCCTCGATGCCTTCACCGGCGCGGGCTTCAACGCCATCGACACGGCGGATGTCTATTCCCGCTGGGTGCCGGGCAATGAGGGGGGCGAGTCCGAGGCGATCATCGGCAAGTGGCTGAAGCGCTCGGGCATCGCCCGCGACAGGGTGGTGATCGTCACCAAGGTCGGCTCCGACATGGGCCAGGGACGGCGGGACCTGCGCAAGTCGTGGATCGTCGAGGCGGTCGAGAAGTCGCTGAAGCGGCTGCAGACCGACCATATCGACCTCTATCTCTCCCACTGGCCGGACGCCGACACCCCTTACGAGGAGACGTTGGAAGCCCATGCGAGCCTCGTGAAGGCCGGCAAGGTGCGCGCCTTCGGCGCGTCGAACCTCGATGCCGGCCAGCTGCAGGCCTCGTTCGAGGCCGCCGACAAGGCGGGCCTGCCGCGCTATGCGGCGCTCCAGCCTGAATACAACCTCTATGACCGCGGCAGCTTCGAGGGGCCGCTCGCCGACCTTTGCCGCAAGGAGGATATCGGCGTCATCACCTATTACAGCCTCGCCTCCGGTTTCCTCACCGGCAAGTACCGCTCGAAGGCCGATACCGAGGGCAAGGCGCGCGGCGAGGGCGTCGCGCATTATCTCGACGGCAAGGGCCAGCGCATCCTTGCGGCACTCGACAAGGTCGCGGCCGAGACCGGCGCCAAGCCGGCGGAAATCGCGCTCGCCTGGCTGATGGCCAAGCCGGCGGTCACCGCGCCCATCGCCAGCGCCACGAGCCTTGCCCAGCTCGACAGCCTGACGAAGGCCGCCGATCTTTCGCTGTCATCCGAACAGATGGCGGCGCTCGACAAGGCGGGGGCCTGA
- a CDS encoding GNAT family N-acetyltransferase produces MALILRDAAEGDETAWRRLWAGYLAFYRTEVREEVTAFTWARVLDPGSRVSMRVAEEDGTVVGFAIHHYHDSTWDIAPEGYLEDLFVDDTVRGRGVGRALIDDLIAISKRHGWRGIYWHTSHDNDRARKLYDSYVETDGHIRYRLQT; encoded by the coding sequence ATGGCGCTCATCCTCCGCGATGCGGCCGAAGGCGACGAGACGGCCTGGAGAAGGCTCTGGGCCGGCTATCTCGCCTTCTACAGGACCGAGGTGCGGGAGGAGGTGACGGCCTTCACCTGGGCGCGCGTGCTCGATCCCGGCTCGCGCGTCTCGATGCGCGTCGCGGAGGAGGATGGGACGGTGGTGGGCTTCGCCATCCACCATTACCATGATTCCACCTGGGACATCGCGCCGGAGGGCTATCTCGAAGACCTCTTCGTCGACGACACGGTCCGCGGCAGGGGCGTCGGCCGGGCGCTGATCGACGACCTGATCGCCATTTCCAAGCGGCATGGCTGGCGTGGCATCTACTGGCACACCAGCCACGACAACGACCGGGCAAGGAAGCTCTACGACAGCTATGTCGAGACCGACGGGCACATCCGCTACCGTCTTCAGACCTGA